A stretch of DNA from Terriglobia bacterium:
TCGCAGGATCCTCCCGGTGGAGAGCGCCTCCTTGCTGCTGCGCATTGCCGGAGACAAGTTGGTCTCGGTCGATCTCGAAATCCGGCTGCTATTTTACCTTGGTGTTTTGTTGACTGCCGCCGGCGCCGGGCTCTTGGTGCAGCAGAACTATCAGCACATCGGTCCTCTCGCCATCGCAATCGCTCTTGGAATTGCGGCGTTGACGCTGCTGGGTTGGGCGGCGCGGCACGCGCCGCCGTTCTCCTGGGCGGAGGCGCCGTCCCCTTCGCTCGAGTTTGACTATCTGCTCCTCCTTGGAGTCCTGCTCGGGGCCGCAGATCTTGCCTTCGTCGAGGTCCAATTTACTCCGCTCGGCTCGAACTGGCTGTGGCACCTGCTGATCGTTTCGGCTTTGATGGCGTGCGCCGCCACTCGCTACGATTCGCGGACAGTCTTTTCGCTAGCCCTTTCCACCTTTGCCGCTTGGCGCGGATTGTCTGTCTCGTTCCTGGAAAAGCCGCTCTGGCATGCCTACGACGACTCTGTGCGCCTGAACGCGCTGGGCTGCGGCCTGCTCTTTGTCCTTCTCGGCCGCTATCTGCTTCGCGGCAGGCGGAAACCTCACTTTGAGCCGGTCGCAGTTCATTTGGGCTGGCTTTTGATCCTGGGAGCGCTCGTTTCCGGCGGTCCGGAGCATGGAGCGAAGGGAATGGCCTATGTTGTCCTGCTGGCCATGTCCGGATTGTGGCTGGCCAGGTACTGCTTCCTCGGGCGGCGATTCGCTTTGTTTGCCTTCGGGGTGCTAGCCGTGTACATCGCCCTGGCCCAGCTTGTGTTCAAGGCCAGCCTCGATTCCACGCTTGAATTGCTTTGGATCACCCTGAGCGCTTTGGCCCTGATTGCGTGGCTCTGGAAGGTACAGAAGAAGATGAAGGAGCCCGTATGAGACCGGATCTGGCGCGGGCCGACCGCATGCAGGCGCTGCGCGAGACGGCGCGGGACTGGTTCCGGGCCGGTTGGATTGACGAAAATGGCCGCCGCGCCATTGAACAGTCGTACCCGGATGATCGGGTTCGGACAGGATTCGCTTTTCGCGTCCTGTTCTTTGTGTTGACGCTCTGCGCCCTACTGGCTGCGACGGGAATCGTATACGTCCAGGTCCGGTCCCATTACGCTGCGGCGGCGTTTGCATTGACGGCCGGCCTGATCAGTGCGGCAGCTACAGGGTGCCTCATTGGCCCCCTCAAACGCAGGCAGGGCGGCATTGAAGCCGCGTTGTCACTTGGCGCCATCCTCAATCTGATGGTAGGTATAGGGATCTTCTTGTACGAGATCGACTTTCTGCAATACCAGGACACCTCAACCCTGCTGTTGTTCCTGCTGGCCCTGCTCTCGGCCGCGGCGGCATGGTTTTGGGGCTACTGGCCTTACGCCGCGCTCTCCGCTTACTCGTTGTTTCATGCCTCGATTACTCTGCCAGCAGGCCGCCTGTTGTGGATTGTCGGGCTGCTGGCGTTGTATCGACCGTTGACCGCGGGCTGTAATTCCCCGCGGCTGCCGCCATCGCTCAGGAAATCCGCGGCTGCCAACGTGTTCACACTTGACCATGGCGTTGCCGGATACGTGCTGGACTCCTGGAGGTGGAACGCAGAGTTCTTTCCCCGATGGCTTTCGATTGCTCTCACGGCAGTCGTGCCGCTTGCCGTTTTTTTCCTTGGAGTCGTGGCGAGGCGGCGCCTGTTTTTGAATTTGGGAATTGTCCTCGCCATTTTCTCTGTCCTTACCCTGAGGCAGTACTATCACCTCGCACCTCCGTGGCTTTTGTTAAGTGCCGCGGGGGCCCTGCTTCTAGCTGCTGCCGCAGGATTACGGCGCTTCCTCAATTCTGGCGCCGCCGGGGAGCGTATGGGTTTTTCCGCGGAACCGCTGGGGCAAGATCCCGGGAGGCGCCGGCCGATGGAAATCCTGGCCAGTGTTGCGACTCTTACGCCCGGCTCGCCGCCTGCAACAGAAAGGCCGCAATTCCGCGGCCGCGGCGGGGAGTTCGGCGGCGGCGGCGCCTCCGGCGATTTCTAGTCGATGCAGATTCCATACGCCGCTGTCGCACCCAAACAGGCGCAGCCGTGAATATGTCTCTCGAAATCGCAACGTGGCCGGCCACTCCGGATGAACTCATCCGGATCCAGCACAAACTCGCCACCGTGTCCCCGGAGCCATGGGTTATCGGCGACGCGCTGCGTGCGGTGGCCGGTTGCTGGATCTGCCACCCGAAAGGGCGCGAGGGGAAAGGCGCGGCGGGAGATCCATGCTGGGCTGCTGCAGCGCTGGTGGTAGACGGCAGACTGAGTGCGGTCGAGGTCGCCCGGGGCGAAGCTCCGGCCGCTTACCAGCCAGGCTTGCTTGCCCTGCGCGAAGGCCCCTTGCTGGAAGAGGCTGTGCTGCGACTTCCGGAGCGTCCCGAAGTCCTGCTTGTCAACGCAACGGGCCGCGACCATCCGCGCCGCGCCGGGCTGGCGGTCCATCTGGGTGCAAAGCTTTCGTTGCCTACGGTCGGCGTGACGCGGCAGCCTCTCCTGGCCGATGGCCCCTGGCCCGCGCGGGAGCGGGGCGCTGCGGCGCCGCTGCATATTGAAGAAGAGGTCGTCGCCTGCCGGCTGTGCACCCGGCGCGGCACTCTTCCGCTGGTGGTGCATCCCGCCTGGCGCACTCGTTTGGACACAGCGGTCGCCGTGGTCATGGCCACGACCGGGCGTTGCCGTACTCCTGAGCCCTTGCGCCAGGCGCGGAGCTCTGCACGCGAGGCTCGCGCTCGTGCAGGAGGCGTGGGGATTGTCCCGCATGGAGACTGAACAGGAACGTCAAAGGCGGCCCTGAACACGTATCGGGCGGCCCAGGCACAAGCCCAATCCCCGTTAATAGAAGGATTTCTGTTACCAACAGCTTGTGATCCGGGACTCAGCTCGCTCGCACCGTCGCGACAGGGCCGCTCGGAACCTGGCGCAATGCCTCGATGCGCCTTAGGATCGGCGGGTGCGAGTAGTTAAGGAAGACGTAAAGCGGATGAGGGGTCAGGTTCGACAGATTGTGAAGCGAGAGGAGCTTTAAAGCCTGGATCATGGAGCAGGGGTCCCTCGTGGTCTCGGCGGCGTAGCGGTCCGCCTCGTATTCGTTGCGACGGGAGAGGATCTGGATGAGCACAGACAGAACCATCTCGAGGGGAGCGTAGAGCAAGCCGAATATAACGAGGCCTGCGTAGAGCGAAGGTTGTTCCAGGTAGAAAGCTTCAAACAAACCCCTTTGCCGGATAAAAACTGAAAGCAGGTAAAACAACACGCCCGTGTGCAGAATGCTGAGCACCAATCCCTGAATGATGTGCCTTTTCTTATAGTGCCCGATTTCGTGCGCCAGCATGGCAACCAGCCCGGGAACCGAGTGCTTTGCGATCAGCGTGTCAAACAGCGCGATCCGTTTGTTCCTGCCGAATCCCGTGAAAAAAGCGTTGGCTTTGGCGGATCGCCGGGATCCGTCCATGACAAAGAGGTTTTTCAGCGAAAAGTCCACCGAACGGGCGTAGGAGAGAATCGCCTGTCTCAATTCGCTTTCCGGAAGCGGCTCGAACTTGTTGAATAACGGCATGATCCAGGTCGGCGCAATGAACTGGACGAACAGTGTGAAGAGCGTAGTTGCCAGCCAGCAGTACAACCAGGCCGCGGCGCCCGCGTATTGGAAAAGGGCGAGGATCCCCGACAGCAGCGGCGCCCCCAGCAGTGCGCCGAGCACAGCGGCCTTTGCTATGTCGGCAACATAGGTGCTTGCGGTAGTCCTGTTGAACCCGAATCGCTCTTCAATCCCAAACGTGCGGTAGATGCCGAAGGGTAGTGACAGGGCCGACCTGGCGACCACCAGAATTCCGATGTAAGCCAGCCCGGTCAGAATCGGATTCCAGTTCCAGCCGCGCACGACGCCGTCGAGCAAGTTAAAGCCGCCGGAAAACCAGAACACCAGGGTGACGGCGACGCTAAAAAACGATGTGACAAATCCGAACCGCGTTTGAGCCCTGGTGTAATCCTGGGATCTCTTGTAGGCATCTGCGTTGTAGACGCCTGCGAATTCTTCCGG
This window harbors:
- a CDS encoding M48 family metallopeptidase: MNVYAIVVLATLALQFVVGLITEILNLKALRDDLPEEFAGVYNADAYKRSQDYTRAQTRFGFVTSFFSVAVTLVFWFSGGFNLLDGVVRGWNWNPILTGLAYIGILVVARSALSLPFGIYRTFGIEERFGFNRTTASTYVADIAKAAVLGALLGAPLLSGILALFQYAGAAAWLYCWLATTLFTLFVQFIAPTWIMPLFNKFEPLPESELRQAILSYARSVDFSLKNLFVMDGSRRSAKANAFFTGFGRNKRIALFDTLIAKHSVPGLVAMLAHEIGHYKKRHIIQGLVLSILHTGVLFYLLSVFIRQRGLFEAFYLEQPSLYAGLVIFGLLYAPLEMVLSVLIQILSRRNEYEADRYAAETTRDPCSMIQALKLLSLHNLSNLTPHPLYVFLNYSHPPILRRIEALRQVPSGPVATVRAS
- a CDS encoding endonuclease V codes for the protein MSLEIATWPATPDELIRIQHKLATVSPEPWVIGDALRAVAGCWICHPKGREGKGAAGDPCWAAAALVVDGRLSAVEVARGEAPAAYQPGLLALREGPLLEEAVLRLPERPEVLLVNATGRDHPRRAGLAVHLGAKLSLPTVGVTRQPLLADGPWPARERGAAAPLHIEEEVVACRLCTRRGTLPLVVHPAWRTRLDTAVAVVMATTGRCRTPEPLRQARSSAREARARAGGVGIVPHGD